A genomic stretch from Lathyrus oleraceus cultivar Zhongwan6 chromosome 2, CAAS_Psat_ZW6_1.0, whole genome shotgun sequence includes:
- the LOC127118868 gene encoding gibberellin-regulated protein 12 — MAKLIFSFLLMIIFTSVIQDVYAGGEGSLRSDQCAGACDVRCSATMYKKACLTYCNICCAKCLCVPSGTYGHKEECPCYNDWKTKRGTPKCP; from the exons ATGGCTAAACTTATTTTCTCATTTCTTCTCATGATTATTTTTACTTCAGTGATCCAAGATGTCTAT GCCGGTGGAGAAGGATCACTTCGTTCAGACC AATGTGCGGGTGCATGTGATGTTCGTTGTTCAGCAACTATGTACAAGAAGGCGTGTTTAACCTATTGCAACATTTGTTGTGCAAAATGTTTGTGTGTTCCATCAGGAACATATGGTCACAAGGAAGAATGTCCATGCTACAATGACTGGAAAACTAAGAGAGGAACACCCAAGTGTCCCTAG